A window of Onychostoma macrolepis isolate SWU-2019 chromosome 01, ASM1243209v1, whole genome shotgun sequence contains these coding sequences:
- the cxxc4 gene encoding CXXC-type zinc finger protein 4, with amino-acid sequence MSNLNNALCIESGQSTDVSLLQKDNLQDGGLSQLLDYNAEMERYRSFANFYKTNGAFPQTAKIARITTPIFPSARIGVSPWNCDNGMLWGRKSAAINPNRTSMHRNDSQRPGKPGVPPETLQMANNNFLSSLSPEHCRPLAGECMNKLKCGAAEAEIMNLPERVGTFSAIPALGGISLPPGVIVMTALHSPAASAAVTDSAFQIANLADCPQNNSSASSGNPAKKKRKRCGVCAPCRRLINCGVCSSCRNRKTGHQICKFRKCEELKKKPGSSLERTPVNNGEAFRWFF; translated from the coding sequence ATGTCTAATCTTAACAATGCACTTTGCATTGAAAGCGGCCAGAGCACCGACGTGTCACTCTTGCAAAAGGATAATCTTCAGGACGGTGGATTAAGCCAGCTGTTGGATTACAATGCCGAAATGGAAAGGTACAGGTCGTTTGCAAACTTTTACAAAACCAATGGGGCATTTCCACAGACCGCTAAGATTGCCCGCATAACGACACCAATTTTTCCCAGCGCCAGAATCGGCGTGTCCCCTTGGAACTGTGATAACGGCATGCTCTGGGGAAGGAAATCAGCAGCAATAAACCCTAATAGGACCAGCATGCATAGAAACGACTCCCAAAGGCCGGGGAAACCTGGCGTGCCGCCAGAGACGCTGCAAATGGCAAATAATAATTTCCTCTCTAGCTTATCCCCTGAACACTGCAGACCTTTAGCAGGAGAATGCATGAACAAGCTGAAATGCGGTGCTGCTGAAGCAGAGATAATGAATCTCCCGGAACGTGTTGGAACTTTTTCCGCTATTCCGGCTTTAGGGGGCATCTCATTACCTCCCGGGGTCATCGTCATGACAGCCCTTCACTCCCCCGCAGCCTCAGCAGCCGTTACAGACAGTGCGTTTCAAATTGCCAATCTGGCAGACTGCCCACAGAATAATTCCTCCGCATCCAGCGGAAACCCAgcgaaaaagaaaaggaaaaggtGTGGGGTCTGCGCGCCCTGCAGGAGGCTAATCAACTGTGGAGTGTGCAGCAGTTGTCGGAACCGTAAGACGGGCCACCAGATCTGCAAGTTTCGGAAATGCGAGGAGCTAAAAAAGAAGCCTGGCTCATCACTAGAG